Proteins from one Pseudarthrobacter sp. BIM B-2242 genomic window:
- a CDS encoding ABC transporter substrate-binding protein: MSHPIDVGSVLGGRYKVTATVLTSHDHDLVLDGVDQVLNRPVSILVAGPHNTEQVAQSAREVATGERPGSVQVLDLGVTEAATYLITNHTSAADLLDLVVASDAPYVEPFFTDTLGSEIFGQARSHEPEPYDEEENVDAGYINYADHHPSQVDPYRSAPSVPPVVPPRPPVGPTTRPAGGSTGAAGAGAAGAAAGAAAGAAAAHQQATAPHPVQPAEREPVSGSGAPVASRPHNGQEQGQPKVSLWSEDDYSYEDQDTGYDTAAEAKPAKPNRAAAAFPSLARKTSPAAAVPPAGGTGAYNDDDDEPEREPRSMRWLVGGLLAVVLIAGLVFALTNLGSLFQSGPQADPTPASTGAPATGPGTGTPTANPSSAPPAAPPSIENITRQGNFDFAATYDVDLVKAFDGNAASYWSDMEFATEGWGGLAADGVPLFVKLKSPATVSSITLTQLGASGGNLSVYTNDRPSLDGAKLVGTNSFTSTDLTLPLAEPVKAQYVIVSIKALPRLAAPKTRYGFGIRLAEIKVQ; this comes from the coding sequence GTGTCCCACCCGATCGACGTTGGATCAGTACTCGGCGGCCGCTACAAGGTCACAGCCACGGTATTGACCTCACACGACCATGATCTGGTGCTGGACGGGGTGGACCAGGTACTCAACCGGCCTGTCAGCATTCTGGTTGCAGGCCCGCACAACACGGAGCAGGTTGCGCAGAGTGCCCGCGAGGTTGCTACCGGGGAGCGTCCCGGCAGCGTCCAGGTACTCGATCTTGGCGTCACCGAAGCCGCCACCTACCTCATCACGAACCACACGTCTGCGGCAGACCTGCTCGATCTCGTCGTCGCTTCCGATGCGCCCTACGTTGAGCCCTTCTTTACCGACACCCTGGGCAGTGAGATTTTCGGCCAGGCGCGGTCACACGAGCCCGAGCCGTACGACGAAGAAGAGAACGTCGACGCCGGCTACATCAACTACGCCGACCACCACCCCAGCCAGGTGGACCCTTACCGGTCGGCTCCTTCGGTTCCGCCGGTGGTTCCGCCCCGGCCGCCGGTCGGTCCGACCACCCGCCCTGCCGGTGGATCGACCGGGGCCGCCGGTGCCGGAGCGGCTGGCGCTGCTGCAGGTGCCGCCGCAGGAGCAGCTGCCGCGCACCAACAGGCCACCGCCCCGCATCCAGTCCAGCCGGCGGAGCGGGAGCCGGTTTCGGGTTCCGGCGCACCGGTTGCCAGCCGGCCGCACAACGGACAGGAACAGGGTCAGCCCAAGGTCTCGCTGTGGTCTGAAGACGACTACTCCTACGAGGACCAGGACACCGGCTACGACACAGCAGCGGAGGCCAAGCCGGCCAAGCCCAATCGTGCCGCAGCCGCTTTCCCTTCCCTTGCGCGAAAGACCTCCCCGGCGGCAGCAGTACCGCCAGCAGGCGGTACAGGCGCTTACAACGATGACGACGACGAGCCCGAGCGTGAGCCGCGATCCATGCGCTGGCTCGTGGGCGGCCTTCTTGCCGTAGTACTCATTGCAGGGCTGGTGTTTGCCCTCACCAACCTGGGCAGCTTGTTCCAGTCCGGCCCGCAGGCCGACCCAACGCCGGCTTCGACAGGCGCGCCGGCAACAGGTCCGGGCACGGGGACGCCCACAGCCAACCCGAGTTCAGCACCGCCGGCAGCCCCGCCGTCCATCGAAAACATCACCCGCCAGGGTAATTTCGACTTCGCAGCCACCTATGATGTGGACCTCGTGAAGGCGTTCGACGGCAATGCAGCCAGCTACTGGTCCGATATGGAATTCGCTACCGAAGGCTGGGGCGGCCTGGCCGCCGACGGTGTACCCCTGTTTGTGAAGCTGAAGAGCCCGGCCACGGTTTCTTCCATCACCCTGACCCAGCTTGGAGCTTCCGGCGGAAACCTGAGTGTCTACACGAACGACCGTCCGTCACTGGATGGTGCCAAGCTCGTGGGAACGAACAGCTTCACGTCAACCGATCTGACCTTGCCGCTGGCTGAGCCCGTGAAGGCACAGTACGTCATTGTGTCCATCAAGGCGCTGCCCAGGCTGGCGGCCCCGAAGACCCGCTACGGCTTCGGCATCCGCCTTGCAGAAATCAAGGTCCAGTAG
- the trxB gene encoding thioredoxin-disulfide reductase, whose translation MSNAENTASEVRDVIIVGSGPAGYTAAVYTARANLKPLLLAGSVTAGGELMNTTDVENYPGFPDGIMGPDLMENFEKQAARFGTEIQFEDVTALDLEGDIKTVTIGTGETFQARSIILSTGSAYRELGLPNEKRLSGHGVSWCATCDGFFFKGQDIAVIGGGDSAMEEALFLTKFAKSVTVVHRRDTLKASKIMADRALAHEKISFIWNSTVDDVIGEDKVTGLKIKNLQDGTVSDLAVTGVFVAIGNDPRTELVKDTLEITPEGTIAVKGRSSRTSVPGVFAAGDVVDPTYRQAITASGSGCVAAIDVEHYLADLHA comes from the coding sequence GTGAGCAACGCAGAAAACACCGCGTCCGAAGTACGTGATGTCATCATCGTCGGCTCGGGCCCGGCAGGGTATACGGCCGCGGTCTACACGGCCCGAGCCAACCTCAAGCCCCTGCTCCTGGCGGGTTCAGTGACCGCCGGCGGCGAACTGATGAACACCACCGACGTCGAAAACTACCCCGGCTTCCCTGACGGCATTATGGGACCGGACCTCATGGAGAACTTCGAAAAGCAGGCCGCCCGGTTTGGGACGGAGATCCAGTTCGAGGACGTCACCGCACTCGACCTCGAAGGCGACATCAAGACCGTCACCATCGGCACGGGCGAGACTTTCCAGGCCCGGTCCATCATCCTGTCCACCGGATCCGCTTACCGCGAGCTGGGCCTGCCTAATGAGAAACGGCTCTCCGGACACGGCGTCAGCTGGTGTGCAACCTGCGACGGTTTCTTTTTCAAGGGTCAGGACATTGCGGTCATCGGCGGGGGAGACTCCGCCATGGAGGAAGCCCTCTTCCTGACCAAGTTTGCTAAGTCCGTCACGGTAGTCCACCGCCGCGACACCCTCAAGGCCTCAAAGATCATGGCCGACCGGGCGCTGGCACACGAGAAAATCTCGTTTATCTGGAACAGCACCGTGGACGACGTCATCGGCGAGGATAAAGTCACCGGCCTCAAGATCAAGAACCTGCAGGACGGGACCGTATCCGATCTCGCCGTCACGGGCGTGTTCGTAGCCATCGGAAACGATCCCCGCACCGAATTGGTCAAAGACACGCTGGAGATTACGCCTGAGGGCACTATCGCCGTGAAGGGCCGGAGTTCCAGAACCAGTGTCCCGGGCGTCTTTGCCGCCGGCGACGTTGTTGACCCCACCTACCGTCAGGCGATCACGGCGTCCGGTTCCGGCTGTGTCGCTGCCATCGATGTGGAACATTACCTCGCAGACCTGCACGCGTAA
- the trxA gene encoding thioredoxin, whose translation MSNAKDVTDASFGTDVLSADKPVIVDFWAEWCGPCRKLGPILDEISVEYSEKVDVVKVNVDDNPGIAAEYGITSIPAVYLFQGGEVKGTVIGARPKQFFEKEFADVLS comes from the coding sequence ATGAGCAACGCTAAAGACGTAACAGATGCAAGCTTCGGCACGGACGTGCTGTCCGCTGACAAACCGGTGATCGTTGATTTCTGGGCCGAATGGTGCGGCCCCTGCCGCAAGCTGGGACCCATCCTCGACGAGATCTCGGTCGAGTACAGCGAGAAGGTCGACGTCGTCAAGGTCAACGTTGACGACAACCCGGGCATTGCCGCCGAGTACGGCATCACGTCCATCCCGGCTGTATACCTCTTCCAGGGTGGCGAGGTAAAGGGCACCGTTATTGGAGCCCGACCCAAGCAGTTCTTCGAAAAGGAATTCGCTGACGTCCTGTCCTAA
- a CDS encoding ParB/RepB/Spo0J family partition protein gives MSEKRRGLGRGLGALIPSSAAGNGSGNGTAVSRPVDLFFPEGRKKIDSSPGVVEDDAKPGGARSRSTAGSAPAGAPQKRTAVASAKQTTPRDDQAAKDAAAPDSGSPIKPSPTATDKPAATKAPAKTSAKGPAKPTTSSGTPAAEEALEAEPAAKPSSVANDTEDLNNRVDNGVDLIEVPGVRFAEIPVSDIHPNRKQPRSVFDEDDMAELIHSVREIGVLQPIVVRTSTEKGGEPYELVMGERRWRAVQAAGMETIPAIVRDTTDDDLLRDALLENLHRSQLNPLEEAAAYQQLLEDFGTTHEQLADRIGRSRPQVSNTLRLLKLPPLVQRRVAANVLSAGHARALLALPDAAAMERLAQKIVAEGMSVRATEEAVTLYQDPTRPAKNNIPRPGARHERLDYLASSLSDRLDTNVKISLGVRKGRVSIEFASVEDLNRIMEVLAPGAEN, from the coding sequence ATGAGCGAGAAGCGACGCGGCCTGGGCCGCGGACTTGGCGCACTCATTCCAAGTTCCGCCGCTGGTAATGGGTCGGGCAATGGGACTGCTGTTTCGCGGCCCGTGGACCTCTTCTTTCCCGAAGGCCGGAAGAAAATTGATTCCTCACCGGGCGTTGTAGAAGACGATGCGAAGCCGGGGGGCGCCAGGTCCCGGTCGACCGCCGGCTCAGCACCGGCAGGGGCACCGCAAAAGCGGACAGCGGTTGCTTCGGCGAAGCAGACGACGCCCCGGGATGACCAGGCAGCCAAAGATGCGGCCGCCCCGGATTCCGGCTCCCCCATTAAGCCTTCGCCGACGGCGACTGACAAACCTGCCGCGACGAAGGCTCCGGCTAAGACCTCCGCCAAGGGTCCGGCCAAACCCACGACGTCCTCCGGTACTCCAGCAGCCGAGGAGGCGTTGGAAGCTGAGCCTGCCGCGAAGCCGTCCTCTGTTGCCAATGACACTGAGGACCTCAACAACCGAGTGGACAACGGGGTTGACCTTATAGAGGTCCCCGGGGTTCGGTTTGCTGAGATCCCGGTCTCCGACATCCACCCAAACCGGAAACAGCCCCGCTCAGTCTTCGATGAGGACGATATGGCGGAGCTGATTCACTCTGTCCGTGAAATAGGCGTCCTCCAGCCAATTGTGGTGCGTACTTCAACCGAAAAGGGTGGAGAACCATATGAACTGGTCATGGGTGAGCGCCGCTGGCGTGCAGTACAGGCCGCAGGTATGGAAACCATACCGGCCATCGTGCGGGATACCACCGATGATGACCTTCTCAGGGACGCACTCCTGGAGAACCTCCACCGCAGCCAGCTGAACCCCCTTGAAGAAGCGGCCGCCTACCAGCAGCTGCTCGAGGATTTCGGAACAACGCACGAACAGCTCGCTGACCGTATCGGCCGTTCCCGTCCTCAGGTATCGAACACGCTTCGTTTGCTTAAGCTGCCTCCCCTCGTGCAGCGGCGGGTTGCGGCAAACGTTCTTTCTGCCGGCCATGCGCGTGCTCTGCTGGCTCTTCCGGACGCGGCAGCAATGGAACGCCTCGCGCAGAAGATCGTGGCGGAAGGTATGTCTGTGCGGGCTACTGAAGAAGCCGTGACCCTGTACCAGGATCCGACCAGGCCTGCCAAGAACAATATCCCTCGTCCGGGGGCACGCCATGAGCGTCTTGACTACCTGGCATCGTCCCTCTCGGATCGCCTGGACACCAATGTGAAGATCTCCCTAGGTGTCCGCAAGGGCCGGGTAAGCATAGAGTTTGCCAGTGTTGAAGACCTGAACCGCATCATGGAGGTTCTTGCGCCGGGGGCCGAAAACTAG
- a CDS encoding ParA family protein, with protein MTSSEASTQRIPPFVSLGSARSFAGMGSVPVRGENHPTPVAGVAKFPAVSRETASSGKTNVIDTMDDSSPIARELAHETKRRERLVGRELPKPDKTRIFTVSNQKGGVGKTTTTVNIAAALAAAGLNVLVIDIDPQGNASTALGVEHHADVDSIYDVLINDFPLADVVAPCPDIRNLICAPATIHLAGAEIELVSLVAREQRLRRAIDVYAKTRAKNGEERLDYIFIDCPPSLGLLTVNAFCAAGEVLIPIQCEYYALEGLSQLLKNIEMIQKHLNADLVVSTILLTMYDGRTNLAAQVAAEVRQHFPDQVLGAVVPRSVRISEAPSYQQTVMTYDPSSSGALSYLEAAAEIAER; from the coding sequence GTGACCAGTAGCGAAGCCTCCACACAACGGATCCCCCCGTTTGTGTCTTTGGGGTCAGCACGTTCATTTGCTGGCATGGGTTCTGTACCGGTGCGAGGGGAAAATCACCCTACTCCGGTTGCAGGCGTGGCAAAGTTTCCGGCTGTTTCACGTGAAACAGCGTCGAGCGGCAAGACAAACGTCATTGACACGATGGATGACTCTAGCCCCATAGCGCGTGAACTGGCACACGAGACGAAGCGCCGGGAGCGCCTGGTTGGCAGGGAGCTGCCCAAGCCTGACAAGACACGTATTTTTACCGTGTCCAACCAGAAGGGCGGAGTGGGTAAGACAACCACTACCGTAAACATTGCCGCGGCCCTTGCCGCCGCCGGCTTGAACGTCCTGGTCATCGACATCGATCCGCAGGGCAACGCCTCCACCGCCCTCGGCGTGGAACACCACGCGGATGTGGACAGCATCTACGACGTCCTGATCAACGATTTCCCGCTGGCTGATGTGGTGGCCCCCTGCCCGGACATTCGCAACCTGATCTGTGCTCCTGCCACCATTCACTTGGCCGGCGCTGAGATTGAGCTCGTCTCCCTCGTAGCCCGTGAACAGCGGTTGCGCAGGGCAATCGACGTTTACGCCAAGACCCGGGCGAAGAATGGCGAGGAACGGCTCGACTACATCTTCATTGACTGCCCGCCAAGCCTGGGGCTGCTCACGGTGAACGCCTTCTGTGCTGCCGGCGAGGTCCTGATCCCCATCCAGTGTGAGTACTACGCCCTGGAGGGACTGAGTCAGCTCCTCAAAAACATCGAAATGATCCAAAAGCATCTGAATGCGGATCTCGTGGTGTCCACGATTCTTCTGACGATGTACGACGGCCGGACCAACCTCGCGGCACAGGTCGCGGCTGAGGTTCGCCAGCACTTCCCGGACCAGGTCCTGGGTGCAGTGGTTCCCCGCTCGGTACGGATCTCGGAAGCACCCAGCTACCAGCAGACTGTGATGACATACGATCCTTCCTCCAGTGGTGCCTTGTCTTATCTGGAAGCCGCAGCGGAAATCGCTGAACGCTAA
- the rsmG gene encoding 16S rRNA (guanine(527)-N(7))-methyltransferase RsmG, with product MVDITAAELLAAEKIFGDRLDLAKRYVEHLATSGTERGLIGPREIPRLWSRHVLNCAVIESEIAHGSHVADVGSGAGLPGLCLAIARPDLELTLIEPLERRVIWLQEVVDDLGLTNVTIMRTRAELAVGMVDADVVTARAVSALSNLAGLTIPLLAGKGEVVAIKGRSAGEEIEKAAKVIRKLGGVQTSVVTVGESLLEEPTTVVRIVVNKSRKIA from the coding sequence ATGGTTGATATCACGGCGGCCGAACTGCTGGCGGCTGAGAAGATCTTCGGTGACCGCCTGGATCTCGCCAAGCGGTATGTCGAGCACTTGGCTACTTCCGGTACTGAGCGCGGGCTTATCGGGCCTCGCGAGATCCCGCGTCTGTGGAGCCGGCACGTGCTCAACTGTGCCGTCATCGAAAGTGAGATCGCCCACGGCAGCCACGTTGCCGATGTGGGGAGCGGGGCCGGACTGCCGGGGCTCTGCCTCGCCATCGCGCGGCCTGATCTTGAGCTCACCCTGATCGAGCCGCTGGAACGCCGCGTGATCTGGCTCCAGGAAGTGGTGGACGATCTGGGCCTGACAAACGTCACCATCATGCGGACCCGGGCTGAACTTGCAGTCGGCATGGTTGATGCCGATGTGGTCACTGCCCGTGCCGTCTCCGCACTGAGTAACCTGGCCGGCCTGACCATCCCCCTGCTGGCCGGCAAGGGTGAAGTTGTGGCGATCAAGGGCCGCAGCGCCGGCGAAGAAATCGAAAAAGCCGCGAAGGTTATCCGCAAACTCGGCGGCGTCCAGACGTCGGTGGTGACCGTCGGGGAAAGCCTCTTGGAGGAACCCACCACGGTGGTCCGAATCGTTGTAAACAAGTCCCGAAAGATTGCATAG
- a CDS encoding R3H domain-containing nucleic acid-binding protein, whose product MSAESTEHALSDEVIDDQDETTTDTDANPKGTAASRLEEEGDVAADYLEELLDIADIDGDIDIEVRNGRTYISIVAEEETDGLDALVGEDGEVLEALQELTRLSVLSATENRSRLVLDINGYRQQRAGHLQKIAEDAAAAVRETGKAVALEPMSAYERKIVHDAVADLGLVSESEGEGSGRHIVVSAD is encoded by the coding sequence ATGTCTGCTGAAAGCACCGAACACGCCCTTTCCGACGAGGTCATTGACGACCAGGACGAAACCACCACGGACACCGACGCCAACCCCAAGGGGACTGCCGCAAGCCGCCTCGAAGAGGAAGGCGACGTCGCCGCGGACTACCTGGAGGAGCTCCTCGACATCGCGGACATCGATGGTGACATTGACATCGAGGTGCGCAACGGCCGCACGTACATTTCCATCGTGGCTGAGGAAGAAACGGACGGCCTTGACGCCCTGGTAGGCGAAGACGGCGAAGTCCTCGAGGCCCTGCAGGAGCTGACACGGCTTTCCGTGCTGTCTGCCACCGAGAACCGCTCACGCCTGGTGCTGGACATCAACGGCTACCGCCAGCAGCGCGCCGGCCACCTGCAGAAGATTGCCGAAGATGCGGCCGCCGCAGTGAGGGAGACCGGCAAGGCCGTGGCTTTGGAACCGATGAGTGCCTACGAACGCAAGATTGTTCACGACGCCGTTGCCGACCTTGGCCTGGTCAGTGAATCTGAAGGCGAAGGCTCGGGCCGCCACATCGTAGTTTCCGCTGACTAG
- the yidC gene encoding membrane protein insertase YidC has translation MDFFETIMFPFKWLVSIIMVGFHEGLSTIGLPEASGWTWTLSIIGLVLVIRAALIPVFVKQIKAQRGMQLLQPDLKKLQDKYKGKTDQLSRQAMAQEQMAMYKKHGTNPFSACLPMLIQMPFFFALFQVLSGISAARDKGAGIGAMSHEQVVQFDDSTIFGATLSASLLHGGEGNLTAVWILSIVMILAMTASQFITQKQIMAKNMSEEAMASPFMRQQKMMLYILPVVFGVGGINFPIGVLIYWTTTNLWTMAQQFFVIRRMPTPGSPAAKALAERRAAKGLPALPILGGKKADAEAEAAAAAAVIEQKGQRVQPQRKNRKKK, from the coding sequence ATGGACTTCTTTGAAACAATCATGTTTCCGTTCAAGTGGCTGGTTTCCATCATCATGGTGGGCTTCCACGAGGGCCTGAGCACTATCGGCCTGCCTGAAGCGTCAGGCTGGACGTGGACCCTGTCGATCATCGGCCTGGTGCTGGTGATCCGCGCCGCCCTGATCCCGGTGTTCGTCAAGCAGATCAAGGCGCAGCGCGGCATGCAGCTGCTGCAGCCGGACCTGAAGAAACTCCAGGACAAGTACAAGGGCAAGACCGACCAGCTGTCCCGGCAGGCCATGGCACAGGAACAGATGGCCATGTACAAGAAGCACGGCACCAACCCGTTCTCGGCCTGCCTGCCCATGCTGATCCAGATGCCCTTCTTCTTCGCTCTCTTCCAGGTGCTGTCCGGCATCAGCGCTGCCCGCGACAAGGGTGCCGGCATCGGGGCCATGAGCCACGAGCAAGTGGTGCAGTTTGATGACTCCACCATCTTCGGTGCCACCCTGTCCGCTTCACTCCTTCACGGTGGAGAAGGCAACCTGACAGCCGTCTGGATCCTCTCGATCGTGATGATCCTGGCCATGACGGCCTCGCAGTTCATCACGCAGAAGCAGATCATGGCCAAGAACATGTCCGAAGAGGCCATGGCCAGCCCGTTCATGCGGCAGCAGAAGATGATGCTTTACATCCTGCCTGTCGTGTTCGGCGTGGGCGGCATCAACTTCCCCATCGGTGTCCTCATCTACTGGACCACCACCAACCTTTGGACCATGGCGCAGCAGTTCTTCGTCATCCGCCGCATGCCCACGCCGGGATCCCCCGCTGCGAAGGCACTCGCCGAGCGCAGGGCCGCCAAGGGCCTGCCGGCCCTGCCCATTCTGGGCGGAAAGAAGGCCGACGCCGAAGCGGAGGCAGCTGCCGCTGCGGCGGTCATCGAGCAAAAGGGACAGCGCGTCCAGCCCCAGCGTAAGAACAGGAAGAAGAAGTAA
- the yidD gene encoding membrane protein insertion efficiency factor YidD: MRNVTAAVVRYVQPGVASVCAFLWNLPKNILILVLMAYRKVISPLYGQVCRFFPSCSAYALEAITVHGAVKGSWLAARRLARCHPWNAGGVDHVPAGHRHWPDDRTPTIVVLNNPDKYLAAQTDGEGRVAA; encoded by the coding sequence GTGCGTAACGTGACTGCCGCTGTCGTCCGCTACGTTCAACCTGGTGTTGCCTCTGTGTGCGCGTTCCTTTGGAACCTGCCCAAGAACATTCTTATTCTGGTGCTGATGGCCTACCGCAAGGTGATTTCCCCCTTGTACGGCCAAGTCTGCCGGTTTTTTCCTTCCTGCTCCGCCTACGCCCTTGAGGCGATCACTGTCCATGGCGCAGTGAAAGGCAGCTGGCTTGCCGCCCGCCGTCTGGCGCGCTGCCATCCGTGGAACGCCGGCGGCGTGGACCATGTCCCCGCCGGTCACCGCCACTGGCCCGATGACCGGACCCCCACAATTGTTGTGCTGAACAACCCGGACAAGTACTTGGCTGCTCAGACTGATGGAGAAGGCCGCGTTGCGGCCTGA
- the rnpA gene encoding ribonuclease P protein component translates to MLATRNRLRTSTDFSTTVRSGVRNGRRNVVLYAAALAADEPSRIGFIVSKGVGNAVVRNLVKRRLREAGAASLREYGTGFAIVVRALPASATASWDQLLADYNAALESTMNRLGSRLPRAAVNGSTGTTQEGTPRA, encoded by the coding sequence GTGCTGGCCACCCGTAACCGTTTGAGGACCTCAACCGATTTTTCCACAACTGTACGTTCCGGTGTCCGCAATGGACGCCGGAACGTAGTGTTATATGCGGCAGCTCTGGCTGCCGACGAACCCAGCCGGATCGGGTTCATCGTTTCCAAAGGTGTCGGGAACGCTGTGGTCAGGAACCTCGTTAAGAGGAGACTGAGAGAAGCCGGTGCCGCCTCGCTGCGCGAGTACGGTACCGGGTTTGCCATAGTGGTCCGGGCCCTGCCTGCGTCGGCAACCGCGAGTTGGGATCAACTGCTCGCGGATTACAACGCCGCACTGGAATCGACCATGAACCGGTTGGGCAGCCGCCTTCCGCGGGCTGCTGTAAACGGTTCAACCGGTACAACACAGGAAGGGACACCGCGTGCGTAA